A stretch of Ciconia boyciana chromosome 18, ASM3463844v1, whole genome shotgun sequence DNA encodes these proteins:
- the SETX gene encoding probable helicase senataxin isoform X2, with amino-acid sequence MSTCRWCTPSGSDTTEFLKSYASKQLSLEDLEGSNDDLCYCLECVVEYHKAREKLPKLHEVLWELETSRLVAHIEKSMQEVAGEDDELFIVDENGETQLSGYVGPDFENNLRVPLLEILKYPYLLLHEKVSELCVEVLCRMEQSHSSFQVFEKYPGIYVFLVHPNEEIRRWAILTARNLGKVDRDDYYDLQEVLTCLFRVIELGLFDTPDIYSSSMIEKGKLILLPSHLYDTGNYKNYWLGICMLLTVLEEQAMDSLLLGPHKQNDFMQSILHTMEKEAADDSTDPFWPALHCFMVILDQLGSKVWGQLIDPVQAFQTIINSVSYNNEIKNIRSSFKRTKSEPESDYDDDMVTCSQIVYNYNTEKPQKDTGWKTAICPDYCPNMYEDMQTLANVLQSDIGREMRVHHSTFLWFLPFVQSLMDLKDLGVAYIVEVIHYLCSEIKDTLHERIQQCDKISEFFLLILVSIIELHRNKRCLHLLWISSQEWVEAVVRCAKLPAIAFTRCTEKASGHCVRGSSAISLQASNSVQHACVQLIRSLLKEGCQIGQHALCKQYLDKLNLLLRGNLSLGWHLNIQETQELQTCLRHVIRSIKDRALNTPIPVGNNANSTTLPTISIKQEKSAHGDGCKMSVHGRDDRCSPLAVTSKEGGDEDCQENPFSRRKSAWEEECSDASKSSRSWTSTEGLMMNKKELNDLTTQEYVCPQNSSATKVCGKAQENRNNGFVAGKCDTGNQCFNPNAQHSDFRRGGELENKCEAGPVTPMRPAAQTRIGSPEHVYSSDVKESSMSPSSSSKFKVDVHRLANLKNKVQKTEWLSKVLQPAKPRDLKNCSSATSASKAEVEQLKFCTGYLCTSKDCHKHQGVNTVCENEISVDTRSSRTCESTREKSVNSAFQSKLVPTKQVSKETPLVCSSSSKNEPGMQENEGDGILLSGISDALLKEASTEEKSSSLLKSVFKKDTDMQTSDREQPNLNDVVKYDCKGQISKTFCMDKTSANGRVPSSSENKRDMSNPASQIRPLSVKCETSDRLLEFSEYFKRENNSVRKKEEDFVKMVSEDNALTDSQVDRELSKLSLAAYAKSVNFSFDSSQESSVHHNVCDIKRKVKGAVRSSSDGQSTSSPCDADCLDNKVIIISDSSDEDDDVADKEETKKINENVSPEMQPSTSSCVSDSDIKTESKKPSSPLSLEDCESQYFEFETEVDVFSVWQDTQAYSTEATPEYKQDHVSTSVDGNSGGLLIDHTNDWGYDVDYVSDDTVEEEATLMEKQVGNISHQKEADNTEEVTSSTLQESISKGNAKDQLENFADKGTVAKDFTLDSKLTEPRASTSNISLASKLALKKNNTSPRKNIAKSKVARTIQRSPKKLPVLKIAQNKKLLQSTSKNSQPGRSMPAVVPPRKVRQYPAPASTVEKLGLKKAPRKACDLSQRSLERVAQLRSYGKAAGRVAVAPKQKINVIAPQNLSIKHNKKLLACQDLQFLRQTRPKKSVRMKNRAGNSESRVKVGKVDAKSMKQKPKSFDLASVERPVENQREKKGEETVCPSASERKFESSSVEEETCVSKMPSSSDSNRKSEDNSMLVPPVPMDSSLSSAALVGDDKDEPSRKGCVVQPESEKTTSKESGSKPNEHSEDDDNLFLTQLDPVDMELCSEEGSVQDTTIASKNPEEMDTAESLQQNESSSIVKCKYKDCMEKVEKLGEYCSKHSAASSEADHLFAKPSLLPPFKTRKPSTTKIFSSPSSSRNAAFSKDLEDVKKLPPASKSKVNAAKPVAVRLPNVAVPVGNQTCKSPSFSNVPQPHISNNVLQSQNRQNNNASNISRRPGREASYSSFLGAQQHDHSIFVNEVLKWTYEMFANSSQFGPPRNLLQSVVASVPVRFQGYNDYFNTFFPLMMLNAFETLAQEWIENQRVREKSYYFYLQNFYADLNTADFIAHFRESDLARQLHPKEDDLIFLVVQKKKDTFREESEMENHIVSHVGLVTRFSRASGCLTRQKEQHTVCHLSVQTRGNLSFFINKQVKCVVVGSLVTTHRMFKGLLLLSRSPLAKPIINPSYNDFCPRDLPVASESAASDMNEYNEGQKRAIETAYAMVKQHPGLPKICLIHGPPGTGKSKTIVGLLSRVLRENTRNEKATQKTNSKIKPNRFLVCAPSNAAVDELMKKIIVAFKEKCQNRQEPLGNCGDIKLVRLGAEKAINSEVRGFSLDKQVEHRMKRKPADCDLDIQKKKEALDQQLDMLSRQRAMHRCEKRESQMLDDEIGRLSKERQQLASQLKEVRGHSQKVQADIILESDIICCTLSTSGGGLLDSVFWRQGLDPFSCVIVDEAGQACEVETLIPLIHRCNKLVLVGDPRQLPPTVKSVKAQEYGYDQSLMARLHRHLEEQVQKNILRSLPVVQLTVQYRMHPDICLFPSNYVYGRTLKTDKATEENRCSSEWPFQPYLIFDVGDGREERDNDSFSNPQEVKLVMELIRTIKEKRKDLGLRRIGIITPYSAQKKKIQEQLDRAFKNNSPGEVDTVDAFQGREKDCIIVTCVRANSTKGSIGFLASLQRLNVTITRARFSLFILGRLKTLMENKDWNELIQDAQKRGAIIKTSEKSYRKDAVKILKLKPTIQPPAIPGIKASPLLQAASSSSRRGELANPREASSPWELAAGAGRAVPQGSRGPQQPQGAQPADFRRGSASAPVEAAALPDREKPRDPRLASMASRTETKGKQQASKDSNRSAQSNPGSTSQPGLHVSSAARDQISRTETSKKPQETMRQCDVPSTSPYAAWHKGYWRSSVSKSSSKARSEGGQSSSSKRNEDYRVLMRRTSEESPENTESSNAKRRKTSH; translated from the exons ATGAGCACATGTCGATGGTGTACACCTAGTGGTTCTGACACCACTGAGTTCCTGAAGAGCTATGCTTCTAAACAGTTGTCCCTGGAAGATCTTGAAGGATCCAACGATGATCTCTGTTACTGCTTGGAGTGTGTGGTTGAATACCACAAAGCAAGGGAGAAATTGCCAAAGTTGCATGAG GTCTTGTGGGAGTTGGAAACCTCCCGTCTTGTTGCCCACATTGAGAAGTCCATGCAAGAAGTTGCTGGAGAAGATGATGAGTTGTTTATTGTGGATGAGAATGGAGAGACACAGCTGTCTGGTTATGTGGGCCCGGATTTTGAGAATAACCTGCGAGTGCCCCTtctagaaatactgaaatatccGTATCTGCTGCTGCACGAGAAAGTCA GTGAGCTGTGTGTGGAAGTGCTCTGTAGAATGGAACAAAGTCACAGCTCCTTTCAGGTCTTTGAGAAATATCCAGGAATTTATGTCTTTTTGGTACACCCGAATGAAGAG ATTCGTCGATGGGCCATCCTCACAGCAAGGAATTTAGGGAAGGTTGATAGGGATGATTACTATGACTTACAGGAAGTCCTGACTTGCTTGTTCAGAGTTATTGAGTTGGGGCTTTTTGACACTCCAGATATTTACAGCTCTTCAATGATTGAAAAGGGTAAACTCATCCTTCTGCCATCTCATTTATATGATACTGGCAACTACAAGAACTATTGGCTAG GGATTTGTATGTTGCTAACGGTACTGGAAGAACAAGCTATGGACTCCTTGTTACTGGGcccacacaaacaaaatgatTTCATGCAGTCTATACTGCACACCATGGAGAAGGAAGCAGCTG ATGATTCTACTGACCCCTTCTGGCCAGCGCTGCATTGTTTCATGGTTATTTTGGATCAGCTCGGATCTAAAGTATGGGGTCAGCTTATTGATCCTGTCCAAGCCTTTCAAACCATTATCAACAGTGTGAGCTacaacaatgaaataaaaaatatacgCAGTAGCTTTAAGAG gaCAAAATCTGAGCCGGAGTCAGACTACGATGATGACATGGTTACTTGCAGTCAGATTGTATATAATTATAACACAGAAAAGCCtcaaaag gatacTGGATGGAAGACGGCCATTTGTCCGGACTACTGCCCCAACATGTATGAAGATATGCAGACACTGGCTAATGTGCTTCAGTCGGATATTGGCAGAGAGATGCGTGTCCATCACAGCACGTTTCTGTGGTTCCTCCCTTTTGTTCAGTCACTTATGGATCTCAAGGATTTGGGCGTAGCATATATAGTAGAAGTCATTCACTACCTCTGCTCGGAAATCAAAGATACTCTCCATGAAAGAATCCAGCAGTGTGACAAAATCTCTGAATTTTTTCTCCTGATCTTGGTGTCCATTATTGAactacacagaaataaaagatgcCTGCATTTGCTATGGATTAGCTCCCAAGAATGGGTGGAGGCAGTGGTGAGATGTGCCAAGCTTCCAGCTATAGCGTTTACCCGGTGCACTGAAAAAGCATCTGGACACTGTGTGAGAGGTTCATCAGCAATATCTTTACAAGCTTCTAACTCTGTGCAGCACGCCTGCGTGCAGCTGATACGCAGCCTTCTTAAAGAAGGCTGTCAAATTGGGCAGCATGCTCTTTGCAAGCAATACCTAGACAAACTCAATCTTCTTCTGCGAGGAAATCTATCTTTAGGTTGGCATCTGAACATCCAGGAAACTCAGGAATTACAAACGTGTTTAAGGCATGTTATAAGAAGTATAAAGGACAGAGCATTGAATACCCCCATACCTGTAGGAAACAATGCAAACTCTACAACTTTGCCTACCATTTCTATAAAGCAAGAGAAGAGCGCCCATGGTGATGGATGCAAGATGAGTGTACATGGCAGAGATGACCGTTGTTCACCACTTGCTGTCACATCAAAGGAAGGCGGAGATGAAGATTGTCAAGAGAACCCTTTCTCTAGAAGAAAGAGTGCCTGGGAAGAGGAATGTAGCGATGCATCTAAAAGTTCAAGATCTTGGACGTCCACAGAAGGCCTCATGATGAATAAAAAGGAACTTAATGACTTGACAACTCAGGAGTATGTCTGCCCACAGAACTCTTCAGCAACAAAAGTATGTGGGAAAGCTCAGGAAAACAGGAACAATGGTTTTGTGGCAGGGAAATGCGATACGGGTAATCAGTGCTTTAATCCAAATGCCCAGCATTCAGATTTCAGAAGAGGCGGAGAGttggaaaacaaatgtgaagCAGGACCCGTAACACCAATGCGTCCGGCTGCTCAAACTCGTATTGGTTCTCCAGAACATGTTTACAGCTCAGATGTAAAGGAAAGCAGTATGTCTCCCAGTTCCTCTTCAAAGTTTAAAGTAGATGTGCATAGACTCgcaaatttgaaaaacaaggtACAGAAAACTGAATGGCTCTCAAAAGTATTGCAGCCAGCGAAGCCACGCGACTTGAAAAACTGCAGTTCAGCAACAAGTGCTTCAAAAGCAGAGGTAGAGCAACTTAAGTTTTGCACTGGCTATCTGTGTACAAGCAAAGATTGTCATAAACATCAGGGAGTGAATACTGtgtgtgaaaatgaaatctctgtTGATACTCGATCTTCAAGGACTTGTGAAAGTACACGGGAGAAAAGTGTCAACAGTGCTTTTCAATCCAAACTGGTCCCCACTAAACAGGTATCAAAAGAAACACCACTAGTTTGCTCTAGCTCCTCTAAAAATGAACCTGGTATGCAGGAAAATGAAGGTGACGGTATTTTGCTTTCAGGGATTAGTGATGCCTTACTGAAAGAAGCatccactgaagaaaaatcaagttcaTTGTTGAAGTCTGTGTTTAAGAAAGACACTGACATGCAAACTTCAGACCGGGAACAGCCTAATTTAAATGACGTGGTTAAATATGACTGTAAAGGTCaaatttcaaagacattttgtaTGGATAAAACTTCAGCAAATGGTCGTGTTCCATCCAGCTCTGAAAACAAGAGGGATATGTCCAACCCTGCTTCTCAGATCAGGCCACTGTCAGTGAAGTGTGAAACAAGTGACAGGTTGCTCGAATTTTCAGAGTAtttcaagagagaaaacaattcagtgaggaagaaagaggaggatttTGTGAAGATGGTTTCTGAAGATAATGCTTTAACAGACTCCCAGGTTGATAGAGAACTCAGTAAATTATCTTTAGCTGCATATGCCAAAAGTGtcaatttttcctttgattcaAGCCAAGAAAGCTCAGTACATCATAATGTATGCGATattaaaaggaaagtgaaaggTGCTGTAAGATCTTCCAGTGATGGCCAAAGTACCAGCTCTCCCTGTGACGCAGATTGCCTTGACAATAAAGTCATTATAATTTCAGACTCTtctgatgaagatgatgatgtgGCTGacaaggaggaaacaaaaaaaattaatgaaaatgtgtCCCCTGAAATGCAGCCTTCAACTTCCAGCTGTGTTTCTGATAGTGATATcaaaacagaatcaaagaaGCCAAGCTCTCCCTTGTCACTGGAAGACTGTGAGTCTCAGTACTTTGAATTTGAAACAGAAGTTGATGTCTTTTCAGTTTGGCAAGATACTCAAGCATACAGTACGGAAGCAACTCCAGAGTATAAACAAGATCATGTTTCAACATCGGTTGATGGTAATTCGGGTGGCTTACTGATTGATCACACAAATGACTGGGGTTATGATGTGGATTATGTAAGTGATGATACTGTGGAAGAAGAAGCAACCTTGATGGAAAAGCAGGTAGGAAATATTTCTCATCAGAAAGAAGCTGATAATACAGAAGAAGTAACTAGTTCAACACTGCAAGAATCTATTAGTAAGGGAAATGCAAAAGATCAACTGGAGAATTTTGCAGACAAAGGTACTGTTGCTAAAGACTTCACCCTGGACTCAAAATTGACTGAACCCAGAGCATCTACATCTAACATCTCATTAGCTTCAAAATTGGcccttaagaaaaataacacgAGCCCACGGAAGAATATAGCAAAATCTAAGGTAGCAAGAACTATTCAAAGAAGTCCTAAAAAACTTCCTGTTCTTAAAatagcacaaaataaaaagctactTCAAAGTACATCAAAAAATTCTCAACCTGGCAGGTCGATGCCTGCTGTGGTTCCTCCAAGGAAAGTTCGGCAGTATCCTGCACCCGCATCAACTGTAGAAAAACTAGGTCTGAAGAAGGCGCCCCGCAAAGCGTGTGACTTATCCCAGCGCTCTTTAGAGCGTGTAGCACAATTGCGCAGCTATGGTAAAGCTGCTGGGAGAGTTGCAGTTGCACCGAAACAGAAGATTAATGTAATTGCTCCTCAGAATTTGTctataaaacataataaaaaattgctAGCCTGCCAAGACCTTCAGTTTTTAAGGCAGACAAGGCCCAAAAAAAGTGTCAGGATGAAAAATCGTGCAGGAAATTCTGAGAGTAGAGTCAAAGTTGGCAAAGTGGATGCAAAATCTATGAAACAAAAGCCTAAAAGTTTTGACCTGGCATCTGTTGAAAGACCTGTTGAAaaccaaagagagaaaaaaggggaggaGACTGTTTGTCCCTCTGCCAGCGAGAGAAAATTTGAAAGCTCCTCTGTGGAGGAGGAGACGTGCGTCTCTAAAATGCCTAGTTCTTCAGACTCAAACAGAAAATCAGAGGATAACAGTATGCTGGTTCCTCCTGTACCTATGGATTCAAGTCTCTCTTCTGCTGCACTTGTTGGAGATGATAAAGATGAACCTTCAAGAAAAGGTTGCGTTGTCCAGCCTGAGAGTGAGAAGACAACTTCAAAAGAAAGTGGGTCTAAACCAAATGAACACAGTGAAGATGATGATAATCTATTTTTAACTCAGTTAGATCCTGTGGATATGGAATTATGTTCCGAGGAGGGCAGTGTTCAAGATACTACTATAGCTAGTAAAAACCCAGAGGAAATGGATACTGCTGAGAGCCTTCAGCAGAATGAATCCTCGAGTATTGTGAAATGTAAGTACAAAGACTGTatggaaaaagtggaaaaactAGGAGAGTACTGTAGTAAGCATTCAGCCGCCAGCTCAGAAGCAGATCACTTGTTTGCCAAACCTTCTCTCCTGCCaccttttaaaacaagaaagccTTCCACTACCAAAATTTTCAGCTCACCAAGTTCTTCACGGAATGCAGCCTTCAGCAAAGATCTTGAAGATGTTAAAAAGCTACCGCCAGcttcaaaaagcaaagtgaaTGCAGCGAAACCGGTGGCAGTCAGGCTACCAAATGTGGCTGTGCCAGTAGGAAATCAAACATGCAAGTctccaagtttcagtaatgtaCCTCAACCCCATATTTCTAATAACGTTCTCCAGTCGCAAAACAGACAGAACAACAATGCGTCAAATATTTCCAGAAGGCCTGGCCGAGAAGCatcttattcttcctttcttggtGCTCAGCAACATGATCATagtatttttgttaatgaagTCCTGAAGTGGACTTATGAAATGTTCGCAAACTCCAGCCAGTTTGGACCTCCACGTAATCTCTTGCAGTCTGTGGTAGCCTCTGTTCCTGTCCGATTTCAGGGATACAATGactattttaatacatttttccccttGATGATGCTAAATGCCTTTGAAACA CTGGCACAAGAGTGGATAGAAAACCAGAGAGTAAGAGAGAAGAGTTACTACTTCTACTTACAAAACTTCTATGCTGACTTGAATACAGCAGATTTTATAG CTCATTTTCGCGAAAGTGATTTGGCAAGGCAGCTTCATCCAAAGGAGGATGACTTAATCTTTTTGGTggtccaaaagaaaaaagacacctTTAGGGAAGAAAGCGAGATGGAGAACCATATAGTGAGTCACGTTGGTCTTGTGACACGATTTTCTCGTGCATCTGGCTGTTTAACTA GACAAAAGGAGCAGCATACAGTCTGTCATCTTTCTGTGCAAACTCGAGGCAATTTGTCATTCTTCATAAATAAGCAAGTGAAGTGTGTGGTGGTTGGCTCCCTGGTGACCACACACCGAATGTTCAAAGGTCTACTACTATTGAGCAGGAGTCCCCTGGCTAAACCCATCATAAATCCAAGTTACAATGACTTCTGTCCCAGAGATTTGCCTGTAGCTTCAGAAAGTGCT GCATCGGATATGAACGAATACAATGAAGGTCAAAAGAGAGCCATTGAGACAGCTTATGCCATGGTAAAGCAACATCCAGGGCTTCCCAAGATCTGCCTCATCCACGGACCACCTGGAACAGGGAAATCAAAAACTATTGTTGGACTTCTGTCTCGTGTTTTGAGAGAA AACACTAGGAATGAGAAAGCAACTCAAAAAACAAATTCCAAGATCAAGCCAAACCGTTTTCTGGTTTGTGCACCATCAAATGCTGCTGTTGATGAACTCATGAAAAAGATCATCGTtgcatttaaggaaaaatgcCAAAACAGACAGGAGCCTTTGG GAAATTGTGGTGATATCAAATTGGTGCGACTTGGTGCTGAAAAGGCAATCAACAGTGAAGTCCGGGGATTTAGCTTGGATAAGCAAGTTGAACATAGAATGA AACGAAAGCCAGCTGACTGTGACTTGgatattcagaagaaaaaagaagctctGGATCAACAGCTGGACATGCTGTCTCGTCAGCGTGCCATGCACAGATGTGAGAAGAGGGAG AGTCAAATGTTAGATGATGAAATTGGCAGACTTTCCAAGGAGAGACAGCAGCTTGCTTCTCAACTAAAGGAG GTTCGGGGGCACTCTCAGAAAGTACAGGCAGATATCATCTTGGAGTCCGACATCATCTGCTGCACGCTGAGCACAAGCGGAGGAGGTCTGCTGGATTCTGTTTTTTGGCGGCAAGGACTTGATCCTTTCAGCTGTGTCATTGTGGATGAG GCAGGGCAGGCCTGTGAGGTTGAAACACTGATTCCACTGATCCATCGCTGTAATAAACTTGTCCTTGTTGGAGATCCCAGACAGCTCCCTCCTACTGTAAAATCAGTA AAAGCTCAGGAATATGGCTACGATCAGTCCTTGATGGCACGCCTGCACAGACACCTGGAGGAGCAAGTGCAGAAGAACATTTTACGAAGCTTACCAGTTGTGCAGCTGACTGTGCAGTACAGGATGCACCCTGACATCTGCCTCTTCCCATCCAATTACGTTTATGGCAGGACTCTAAAGACTGACAA AGCAACAGAAGAGAACAGATGTTCTTCAGAGTGGCCATTCCAGCCCTACCTTATTTTTGATGTAGGAGATGGTCGTGAGGAGCGAGACAATGA CTCTTTTAGTAATCCTCAGGAGGTGAAGCTGGTGATGGAATTAATTAgaacaattaaagaaaaaaggaaggatcTGGGTCTTCGTCGCATTGGAATAATTACCCCGTACAGtgcacagaagaagaaaattcaagaACAACTGGACAGAGCGTTTAAGAATAACAG CCCAGGAGAAGTGGACACAGTGGATGCATTCCAGGGACGTGAGAAAGACTGCATCATAGTGACGTGTGTCCGGGCAAACAGCACTAAAGGGTCAATTGG GTTTCTGGCAAGTCTTCAGCGTCTGAATGTTACAATTACCCGAGCCAGATTCAGCCTCTTCATCCTTGGAAGACTGAAAACACTCATG